One region of Quercus lobata isolate SW786 chromosome 2, ValleyOak3.0 Primary Assembly, whole genome shotgun sequence genomic DNA includes:
- the LOC115974882 gene encoding uncharacterized protein At2g39795, mitochondrial: MATLIRTAQRTLLRSSSSSSFLFQTTRPYSSDAITKSPFESNILRILQTEINYQFDYAPPHQAVTKFDSFTVQDRPGDQLITMSGKFGDTENVRIEATMFDGCVAVPKLGDESSGQDFALHLSLIVDISKGDGLDELEFVCSAWPNFLEIQKVYMLRRDALLAMPYLGPDYRKMDAKLQKALKEYLEARGVNDELAVFLHEFMVNKDRTELIRWLGNVKTFVEE; the protein is encoded by the exons ATGGCTACCTTAATCCGAACAGCTCAAAGAACCCTTCTtcgctcttcttcttcttcttctttcctctttCAAACAACCAGACCTTACTCCTCGGACGCAATTACCAAATCGCCCTTCGAATCCAACATCCTCCGAATCCTCCAAACCGAGATCAACTACCAGTTCGACTACGCTCCTCCTCATCAA GCTGTGACGAAATTCGATTCGTTTACGGTGCAAGATCGACCGGGGGACCAGTTGATCACGATGAGTGGCAAATTTGGAGACACCGAGAATGTCAGAATCGAAGCTACTATGTTTGATGGGTGTGTTGCTGTTCCTAAACTTGGAGATGAGAGCTCTGGTCAAGATTTTGCGCTTCATCTTAGCTTGATTGTTGATATCTCCAAGGGTGATGGTTTGGATGAATTGGAGTTTGTGTGCTCTGCTTGGCCAAACTTTTTGGAGATTCAGAAGGTTTATATGCTTAGGCGTGATGCATTGCTGGCTATGCCTTATCTGGGACCTGATTATAG GAAAATGGATGCTAAGTTGCAGAAGGCACTTAAGGAGTACTTGGAGGCAAGAGGGGTAAATGATGAACTCGCTGTTTTCTTGCATGAATTTATGGTGAACAAGGATAGAACTGAACTTATCAGATGGTTGGGAAATGTCAAGACTTTTGTGGAGGAATAG
- the LOC115974881 gene encoding exosome complex component RRP42-like — protein sequence MKFHFTAPIKTYMHHTPLSLSLSLTLVFSVPLLRTSGSAFLFFAFKFSVSSVHYSTGMVGLSLGEKHFIQGGIAQDIRSDGRKRLTYRPINVETGVIPQANGSARIRMGATDVISTVKAELGKPISLQPDKGKVSIYVDCSPTAAPMFEGRGGEELSTELSVALQRSLLGGKSGAGAGIDLSSLVVVEGKICWDLYIDCLVVCSDGNLLDALGAAIKAALSNTGIPRVQVAAGASGDEQPEVDISDEEFLQFDTSDIPVIVTLTKVGRHYIVDATTEEESQMSSAISISVNRKGHICGLTKRGGAGLDPSIVLDMISVAKHVSEQLMNKLDSEIAAAEAGEDES from the exons ATGAAATTTCATTTTACCGCACCTATCAAAACCTATATGCATCacacgcctctctctctctctctctcactcacactcGTCTTCTCTGTGCCTCTGCTTCGGACTTCGG GTTCTGCGTTCTTGTTCTTTGCCTTCAAATTTTCAGTCAGTTCAGTCCACTACTCCACTG GAATGGTGGGACTCTCTTTGGGAGAAAAACACTTCATACAGGGTGGCATTGCTCAAGACATTCGTTCTGATGGTCGAAAAAGATTAACTTACCGTCCTATTAATGTTGAAACTGGAGTTATACCCCAA GCAAATGGTTCAGCAAGAATCAGGATGGGGGCCACAGATGTTATTTCTACCGTGAAG GCTGAACTTGGAAAGCCAATTTCACTACAACCAGACAAAGGAAAGGTTTCCATATACGTTGATTGCAGTCCAACTGCAGCCCCAATGTTTGAG GGTAGAGGGGGTGAGGAGTTGTCCACAGAACTCTCAGTTGCTCTTCAACGTTCTCTCTTGGGTGGTAAAAGTGGAGCTG GGGCTGGAATTGATCTCTCATCTCTAGTAGTTGTGGAGGGAAAAATTTGCTGGGATCTTTATATTGATTGTCTTGTGGTTTGTTCAGACGGGAATCTGCTAGATGCCCTAGGTGCTGCCATTAAG GCTGCTTTGAGCAATACAGGCATCCCGAGGGTTCAAGTTGCAGCTGGTGCATCAGGTGATGAGCAACCAGAGGTTGACATTAGCGATGAAGAATTTCTGCAGTTTGACACATCAGATATCCCTGTCATAGTTACATTAACAAAG GTGGGAAGGCACTATATTGTAGATGCCACTACAGAAGAGGAGTCCCAAATGAGCTCTGCCATTTCTATTTCTGTCAACAGGAAAGGACACATTTGTGGGCTGACTAAAAGAGGTGGTGCAGGCCTGGATCCAAGCATCGTTCTGGACATGATATCTGTGGCAAAACATGTAAGTGAGCAGCTAATGAACAAATTGGATtctgagatagctgctgctgaaGCCGGTGAAGATGAATCATGA